From Sphingorhabdus sp. SMR4y:
TTACCGAAGCCGACAAGATTTCGACCGGTGAAGTTGATGTGATCGTCACCGACGGTTTCTCCGGCAATGTCGCGCTCAAGGCCCTCGAAGGAACCGCGCGATTTGTCACTGATCTGCTGAAGCAGAGCTTTCTGAGCAGTCTGCGATCAAAAATCGGTTTTCTGATATCTCGTCCGGCGACCGAAATGTTGCGCGGACATCTCGATCCCAATAATCACAATGGTGCCGTATTTCTCGGTCTGAATGGCGTGGTGGTAAAGAGCCACGGCAGTGCGGATGCCAAGGGTGTGGCCAATGCGGTCGAAGTGGCGGCCCGTCTGGTCGAGGACAGCATTCTCGAACGGATCAGCGAAGATCTGACGAAAATCAGTGAAGAAACGCCGATAGCAGAGGTGGCAAAATGAACGATGCGGCCAGACGGTCTGTTATCAAGGGTACAGGATCGGCCCTGCCGCGCACGCGCGTTTCGAATGCCGATCTGGCCAAGCGCGTCGACACCACGGACGAATGGATTGTCGAGCGGACCGGCATAAAGTTCCGGCATATCGCCGAGGATGACGAGACCACTTCGACTCTCGCGATCGAGGCTGCGGACAAGGCGATGAAAGCGGCCGGCTTTGGCGCCGCAGATATTGACCTGATCATCGTCGCGACCGCTACGCCGGACCAGACATTTCCGGCAACCGCCACGATTGTCCAGGATGCACTGGGCTGCAATGGCTGTGTTGCCTTTGATGTCGCGGCGGTCTGTTCCGGCTTTCTCTACGCGCTCTCTGTCGCGGACAGCATGATCCGCGCCGGCAGCGCGCAAAATGCGCTGGTCATTGGCGCAGAGACTTTCAGCCGTATACTGGACTGGGAAGACCGCGGGACCTGCGTCCTGTTCGGCGATGGCGCCGGCGCGATCGTGCTGGCGGCAGAGCAAGGCGACAAAGGCGTTCTGGCGACGCGATTGCATGCCGATGGCGCGCATAACCAGCTTCTCTATGTCGATGGCGGTGCCGGGACGACCGGGACAGTCGGCAAACTGCGCATGAAGGGCCGCGAAGTGTTTCGCCATGCCGTCGTCAACCTGTCGTCCGTATTGAAAGAGGTGCTGGAGGAATCCGGTGAATCCGTCGACAATGTCGACTGGGTGGTGCCGCATCAGGCCAACGCCCGGATATTGGATGCCACGGCCAGAAAGCTTAATCTTGCCCCGGAAAAGGTAATCAAGACGGTCGATATACATGCCAATACATCGGCGGCATCGGTTCCGCTGGCTCTTGATACCGCTGTACGGGACGGTCGAATCAAGGCTGGAGACCTGTTGGTACTGGAAGCCATGGGTGGTGGATTTACCTGGGGCGCGTCGGTCATTCGGTACTGAAACTGGCTGAGGCCTTCCGCGAACCCACCAAAATTGACATATTCGTCGCCGATTTTACATCCTCGTCGAAAGCCAGTTGAGCGAAATGCATTTCGCCTTTTAGCTTGGCGGCATGGAATATCCGGCATCCAAAGGTTTGCTGATCGCGGCGCCGTTTCTTTATCGCGCCTATCTCGGCTGTCATGCCCTCCATGCCCGCAAGCCGCAGCTTCTGGCTGCACTGGATTGTTCCGAAGCGGAATTACGCGATCCCGGCTACCAACTGGATGATGACGCGATCACCAGCCTCTGCGCAGCGGCCCGGGAAGAACTCAACTGCACGGACATTCACTCCGAGATCGCCAGTAAAATGGTGCCCCGGGGTTTCTCCGATCATGGTTTCTCTGCTTTTTTCCAGCCCAGTTTCGGGGACGCCCTGCTGCATCTCATCGCAAAGCAACGTCTGGGCGCTGAGGAGCCTGTCGTCAAAATTCTGCCGCTCTCATCGGGAGACCGGCTTGTTTGGAAGCAGGAAGAGGCAGCCTCGCCGGATCTTGTCCACATCATATTCTCGCTGGTCCATCAATGCGGAGAATTGCTGGCTGATGGTCGCTTCAAAACCGTAAAGGCAGCGCATTTTGCGCACCGCCGACCAGACGCATTTCGGGGTTTTCCGAGTGAAAATTCCAACAGCGCGCCGATACCCTGCCACTTCAACCGGCCGTCCACTTATCTGGAATATCATCCGATGGTGATGGCGAAGCCGAATCAGCGGCATATCCCGGAAATTGTTTCGGCGGTACAGCGGCAGGAAGCCTTTTTTGCGCGGACCAGATTCGAGCGGCAGAATCTTGTTAAGCTCACCTATGAATATCTTCTCTATCTGCTAGACAAGTCCGGTCTCAGCCTGGATGCGGCGGCGATGACATTCGGCATGGCGGAACGGACGTTACGCCGCAAACTGGTCGCCGAGGGCATGTCCTATCGCCAGTTGCTGGAACAGGTTCGGCGCGAGACGTGCCGACTCTATTTTCTCGAAGGCAGCCGGAATCTGTCGGAAATATCGGCGAAGCTGGGTTACAGCGAATTGAGTGCTTTTACACGCGCCTATACGAGCTGGTACGGGCATCCGCCCAGTCAGGATGCCGGCAGCAATGCGATCGCTCTTGCAGCCTGATTTGTGTGGAAAATGGTGGGCGTAGAGAGAGTTGAACTCCCGACCCCTTCGATGTCAACGAAGTGCTCTACCACTGAGCTATACGCCCACACTGGAGGCCCTCTAGCCAGCCGTTCCGGCTGGCGCAAGGCTTAATTCAGGTCGCTGATACTGTCTGGCTCAAACAGCCGGTCGACCTCCATAACCAGATCGCGCAAATGGAAGGGTTTGGACAATATTTTGGCCTTGGGAACCGATTGTCCCGCGCGCAATGTCACGCCGGAAAAACCGGTGATGAACATGACCTGGGTCTTTGGGCAGACAGAGGCGCAATGCTGGGCGAGTTCGATTCCGTCCATTTCCGGCATCACGATGTCGGTTAACAGCAGATCGAACTTCTGTTCGGCGAGTAGCGGCACCGCAGCTGTCCCGCGGTCTACAGCGACAACTTCATAGTTGGCTTTCTCCAGCGCCCGTGTAAGATGCTCCCGCATCGCCCGTTCATCTTCCGCGAGGAGAATCCGAATCATTGTGTCGCGCCTTCCCGAATATGCCTGATTACAGGCCTGCCTATATGCCGAGGCCGGTATATAAGTGCAAATCGGTTAATTTTTTTCCGAAGATGAAGACTATTTTGGCATTGAAGCCTGATTTTTCGGGGAAAGAAAATGGCTAACCCGGTTGCTAGTGAGCCGGTGGTCCCGCTGCCGGTCTACTCCCTGTCCAACGTTGAGACGCTTCGCTTTCCGGTGTTGGTCAGCGTACCTCACTCGGGCCGGGAATATCCGCCGGCTCTGATCGACAATCTGAACGTCCCTGCCTCTCATCTGCTGCGGCTGGAAGATCGTTATTCGGACCGGCTGGCGGCATTGGCCATCGCCGGCGGCTTTCCGTCAATCATCGCCCGAAAGCCGAGAGCGTGGATCGACCTCAATCGCAGCCGGACCGAAATCGATCCGGACATGGTAATCGGGATGGATTCGGCGCAGACAGGCCAGTTGAGCAGAAAGGTAAGGGGTGGCCTGGGCCTGCTGCCGCGCAGACTGCACGGGGCAGGCGATCTGTGGCAGAAAAAATGGTCACATCAGCATGTCATTGACCGGATCGAGCGAGATCACGAGCCTTATCATGTGATGGTGGCACATCTGCTCGACAAAATCCGCTCGGTTTTCGGCTGCGCGCTTCTTCTCGACCTGCACAGCATGCCGTCGATTTTCGACGAGAACCGCAACAAAATCGATTTTGTCCTCGGTGATCGTTTCGGTCGCAGCTGCGAATCGCGTTATGTCGAACTGGCCGCAGGCCATTTCCGCAGATATGGCCATTTCGTCCAGACCAATCATCCCTATCCGGGGAGCTATATATTGGAGCGGCACGGCAATCCCTCGCGCAATATCCATGCCTTCCAGCTGGAAGTGGATCGCTCTCTCTATCTCGATCAAAATATGCGTGAGCCCGTCGCGGCGGCCGACACTATTGCCGAGCTGATCGGTGATTGCTGTAAAATGCTGGCCGAGCAAATCTCCGGTCAGGACCAACTCGAAGCTGCGGAATGAGGGATTTCCCATAAAAAAACCACCTCGCCGGTTCGGCGAGGTGGCCAAGGTTCAGGGAGGTGGCATTCCGAAGGAATGCCGGCACCGATTCGATCGGGGGATGCGAACCGATGCAATCTCAATGTGGGCCCAGTTGTTCCGAGTTACAAGACCCCGAAGCGGAAAAATAGCAAAGGCCATGGCCTGCTTCGGCCAAGGGGACGAAGCAGGCCGGCTCGCGTGATTAAGCCTGTACGGAAGGGGCTTCGGTAACCTGCGGCATCTTGCCGGCAGCAACCTGTTTCGCAAATACTTCGCGCATCACCTGCAACGAAAAGAGGTGGGCGTAGATCAGCGGCAACATTCCGTTCTGGTTGATCTTGCGGAGCTCATCGCCGCGCATATCGCGCAGTTTCTCTTCGTCGACCATCTTGAAGCCGCGATAGACAAATGGTTTTTCGACGCCGGTCTGCTGAATGGAGACCTCGCCGTCCATCAGCAATCCCATCTTGTCCAGTTCCTGCACGAACTGACCGGTCCGCTGGCCAGCCTGCTCGAACTGTTCGCAAAAGTTCAGGATATTCTTGGTGGTTTCGCTGGGCTGATCATTTTCGAAAAGCGCATCGCCTTCCTTGTAATCGCCAATGGCGTCGGTGGTCGGGTCGAAGCATAGCGACAGCTCTTCTGCTTCCGGGCGCAGTTTCGCGAGCATGAACGGGTAGCGGCGGACATAGGCCGGAACATAAGCCGGTTCGCTGAACTGACCCTCGTCATTCATGAACGTGTTGACGCCTTCGTTCAGTCCCATGAGAATCAATGGCACGCTGTTATTGCCGGCGGAAAATACAATCGGATAGTTGCGCGCCGCATTGATGAATTCATCTGTGGTGATCGGAATGGCGTGCTGCGACTGCATGAAGGATGCGTTGTCGAGCCCTTTGACTTTCCAATTGCTATGCTCATTAGAATTCAGTGGAACCAAGTCCTTGTAGAACATTGGTAGGGCCTGTGCTTGCGGCGTGCTCGCCATAGTTATATTCTCCGAAAATTACTGTTGAAACCGAATAGTTGTCTTGCGCTTTAAGAGCCTGACTGACTGGACGCAAGGGGAACGAGTTTCCCTGGGTTCATAATGTTCTTCGGATCTATCGCGGTTTTTATCGCACGCAGCATGGAGAGGCGCGCATCGGATGAAAGGCGCTCCAGTTCCGCGCGCTTATTCTGCCCAATTCCATGTTCAGCCGAAATGGATCCGCCCGCGGCGATGACGAGATCATGGACCAGAGGTGTTATCCGGGTGGCATAGTCGCGCATCCACTCCTGGGCTTCTACGCCCGGCGGTGCCTTGACGTGGAAGTGGACGTTACCGTCCCCCATATGGCCGAATGCAGCCACTTTCGTGCCGGGAAACCGGTCTTCAATGACCGGCGATGCCTCCTTGATGAACCGGGCCATGCCTGGAACCGGTACGCTGATGTCATGCTGCAGGGCCGGGCCGCTGGCGCGTTCGGCTTCGGAAATCGAATCGCGGATTTTCCAGAAATCTTCCGCTTGTTGCTCGCTGGCCGCGATTGTTGCGTCTTCCACCAGATTCTGTTCCATTGCCTCAGCCAGCAGATGCTCGGTGACGGACCTGGGGTCCTGCGCATCGGGTTGATCGCGCACGATTTCGATCAGGACGTGCCAGCGATGGCTCCCCTGGAGTGGCGAGCGGGTGCCGGGAATGTGACGCAGTACCGAATCCAGGCAGGATTCGGGTATGATTTCGAACCCTTCCAGAGATTGGGGCGTTCGTTTGTTGAGGAAACGGAACATCTGATAGGCAGCGTCTGTGCTGTCGACCGCAGCCCAGGAGACGCAGCGATCTACCAGAGCGGGGACGGTTTTGAGCGTCGCGGCGGTGACGACGCCCAACGAGCCTTCCCCGCCAATGAACAGATGTTTCAGATCATAGCCGCGATTGTCTTTCTTGAGCGCAGCGAGCCCGTCAAAGATGCTGCCATCGGGTAATACCGCTTCGATGCCGCTAACCAGCGAGCGCATGGTTCCGTGGCGGAGCACCTGGGTGCCTCCGGCATTGGTCGAAATCAGGCCCCCGACCGTGGCCGAGCCTTTGCCGCCGAGGGTCAGTGGAAATCTTTGACCTTCCGCCGCCAGCGCCTCGTGCAGATTCTGGAGAATCACGCCGGCCTCGCAAACCACCTGCTGGTCCTGGGAGGCTATCGTGCGGATCTGGTTCATGCGGCGCATAGACAGGAGGATCGACTGGCCGCCGCTGTCAGGTGTCGCCCCGCCGACCATCCCGCTATTGCCGCCCTGCGGCACGACGGCGACAGCATTTTCGTTGGCAATTCTGAGTATTTCTGCCGTTTCTTCCGTATTGGCGGGAGAGACCATGGCCAGCGCCGCACCGGTGTATCGACCACGCCAGTCGGTGAGCCACGGCGCCATGTCTTCACCTGCGCTGGTGAATCCCTTTTCCCTGACTGCCGCCTGCATTTGCTTCAGCCAATCTGCACTTTCTGGCATATTCAAGCTCCTTCGCGGTCGTGCCACCTGTCCGCCATCAGAATGTTAGCGGGACGGGAGATGTACCGAAATGACGATAGATGGCAAATTCTCAGTTCATGCAATATTCAATCACTGCTGGTATAGGCAAGCTAAGGTTAGTTAAGGGATTATGGTGAGTCTGTCACTTACAGCGATATTGCTGCTCTCTGTGCCGGATGTGCGCGAGATGCGGTCGGTTGATATGCCGCCGGCAGACGCAGCCATGACCCATGTCCCGGAGCGGCCGCTGCACTATGCGCAAGTCCGAATCGAGAAGCGGGTGATCATTCGCGTTCCTCGCCGTCGGCCCGCGCCGCTTGCCCCGATGGCGGATTTTTCCCGCGAGACAGTCAAAAAGTCCTATCGGGAAAAGAAAATTGGCAAATGCCTGCCGATGAACAATATTCTCGGCGTGCAGATGTTTGCGGACCGTCATCTCGATCTGATTACCAAAGACCGCAAGAGAATCCGGGCGGAGCTGGAGGATAAGTGCCAGGCTCGCAGCTTCTATTCGGGCTTCTATGTCGAGAAAACGGATGACGGCAAAATTTGCACCGGCCGCGATATCCTCCACTCGCGAACCGGGGCGAAATGCGAGATTGACCGCTTCCGCGAACTGGTCCCGGAACGCTAGACCAAGCGAGAAAACTTGACAAATCCCGGATATGCGATCATTGCCCGGCACAGCCCGAGAGGCTAAGACAGGGTGCAAGGTTGCATCCTATATTTTTCCGGAACCACTATGAAATTTGCCGATATCGGCCTGTCTGAAGAACTGCTGAAATCCGTAGCCGAAGCTGGCTATGACGAACCGACGCCAATTCAGGCGCAAGCCATCCCCTCCGTCCTGATGATGAAAGATATCATCGGCATTGCCCAGACCGGCACCGGCAAAACCGCGAGTTTCGTGCTGCCTATGATCGACATACTGGCGCATGGCCGCTCGCGAGCGCGGATGCCACGGTCGCTGATCCTCGAGCCGACCCGCGAACTGGCCGCTCAGGTCGCCGAGAATTTCGAGAAATATGGCAAGAACCATAATCTCAGCATGGCTCTGCTGATCGGCGGTGTGTCGATGGGCGACCAGATCAAGGCGCTGGAAAAAGGCGTCGATGTTCTGATTGCGACTCCGGGACGTCTGATGGATCTGTTCGATCGCGGACGGATCTTGATGTCGGGCTGCGAATTGCTGGTGATCGACGAAGCGGACCGGATGCTCGACATGGGCTTCATTCCCGATATCGAATCCATCTGCTCAAAACTGCCGGCAACCCGCCAGACGATGCTGTTTTCGGCGACCATGCCGCCACCGATCAAGCGGCTGTCCGACCAGTTTCTGAGCAATCCGAAATATATTGAAGTGTCGCGTCCGGCCACGGCCAACACTTCGATTGATCAGTCATTGATTGAGGTCGCGCCCAAGGCCAAGCGCAAGCTGCTCGTCGACATTCTCGACAATGAAGGCGTCGAGACCGCTATCATATTCTGCAATCGCAAGACCGAAGTGCGGGATTTGTGCCAGAGCCTGCGCAAGGATGGTTTTGACGCCGGGCAGATTCACGGCGACATGGACCAGAGCTCGCGTCTCGCCGAGCTGGACCGGTTCAAGTCCGGTGAAATCAACATATTGTGTGCGTCCGACGTTGCCGCCCGGGGGCTGGATATCAAGGGTGTGAGCCATGTTATCAACTATGATATCCCCTGGCATCCGGATGACTATATTCACCGGATTGGCCGCACCGGCCGCGCTGGTGCTACCGGTGTTGCGATCACTTTCATCACCCGCAGCGATGCCGAGCATGTCGAGAGTATCGAAAAGCTGACCGGCATGAAAATCGCGGTCCGCAAGGAACGCAAGGCCGCGACGGGCAGCAAGCCAGCCGAGAAAACCGTTGGCGAGCCCGAGCAGGCAAAGCCTGCTAAGGCGAAAGGGCCACGGCGTGACGGGGCTGCGAAAAATGCGCGGCAGGACGATCGGCCGAAAAAGCCACGGCAGGACGAAGGCCGGAAAAAGCCGGAACGATCCGTCAAGGTCCAGGAGGAAAAACCGCCTGTGGTTCAGGACAGCAGTGACATTGATGACGGCTGGAATGGCCCGATGCCGAGCTTTCTGGAAGCCAGGCTCAACCGCTAACCGGTCGCCAGCCTGACGTTATTGCAGCGTCAGGCTGTCCAGAATCGCTGAAGCCAGCGGGTCTGTCGACTTGGCCTGATCGGCAGCATAGCTGACCTCTGCCTGCACCATTGTGCCATCGGGTTTGCGGAGCAGCCGCTGGCCCGATTTCAGGCCATTGGTCAATATTCCGGAAGCGCGATATTCATTCGGGCCAACGGCTTCGCCTTGCATGGCTTCATTGCCGTCTTCAACGGTTTCAACCGCCTTGCTCCAGGCCGCATCTTCACGATTTTCAACCCAGCTAACCGACAGTTTTGCGCCGCTTGCCGTGTCGGTGAACAGCCGGCCGTTGTCATCGCTGGCGGATTCATCCACGGTCCAGCCACTGGGCACCATGATCGTGTAGCCGCGCAAGGTGTTGGTATAGCTTTCCAAGCTGGCCAGATCGACGGCGGCTTCCGCGCCATCGCCTTCCACCGCAGCCGCTTCGTCACGGATCGCCTGGCTGGCGGCGTCCGCCTGTCGCGCCAGTTCCTCGCTCGACGGAACGTCGCCGACCGCTTCCTGTTTTCCGCAGGCCGAAAGGAGCAGTGCCAGCGTCAGGGCGGCACCAAATGGAAGATTTGGAAGCATGTTTTTCATATCAGCCAGACTTAAGAGCAGCAGCGCGAAACATCAATGGCGATGTTGGAATTGCCCGGTATTCCGGCACGCCCCGCCGGCTGTTGGAAAATGGCCGAAAATGTCAAATTCTAACAGGTAAACGGGAAATTATGCAGCGTTATCAATGCCCAGATCGGCGAGCTTGCGATAAAGGGTCGATCGTCCGATGCCCAGGCGCCGGGCCACTTCGGTCATCCTGCCGCGATAATGGCCAATCGCGAGACGGATCACATCGGCTTCTATGTCTTCCAGCGGCCGCAAATTGCCGTCTTCGGAATAGAGGGTGATGCCAATGCCTTCGGGGCTGTTCGATAGATGTGGCTCGCTATCTCCCGATTCCGCGACAAAGGAGGCGATCTGCGGAAATTCCTCGCAGCTCAAGGCATTATGGTCGCACATGACCGCAGCGCGAAACAGCACGCTCTGCAACTGGCGGACATTGCCGGGCCAGCGATAGCTGCGCAAAAGGTTCAGCGCCTCGTCGGTAATGCCCAGGCTGCGCAGGCCGGGCTGATGCGCGAGACGGGCCAGAAAATGCCGTGCCAGCGCGGGAATGTCGCCGGTCCGGTCGCGCAATGGCGGAATGGTCAACTGGACCACATTCATCTGGTAAAAGAGATCTTCGCGGAAATTATCCTTCTCGACTTCCCGTTCCAGCTTGCGGTTGGTCGCGGCAATGACCCGCACGTCGAGCTGGAAGCTGTTCGGGCTGCCGAGCGGCTGGATATCGGAATGTTTCAGGAAACGCAGCAGGCGGACCTGGGTTTCCGGTGGTATCCGGTCGACCTCGTCGAGGAAAATCGTGCCGCCCTCGGCTTGCTGGAGCAGTCCGATCTTGCGGTCAAAAGCCCCGGTAAAAGCGCCCTTTTCATGACCGAAAAGAATCGAATCGAGCAGATTTCCGGTAATTGCGCCACAATTCAGCTTCAACATCGGCATTTTTGCGCGCGGGCTGGCGGCGTGAATGGCATCGGCAATAACTTCCTTGCCGACCCCGCCTTCGCCTTCGATCAGCACCGGCACCCGGGCGCGGGCAGCTTTTGCGGCGATCGCCAGAGCGGCGCGGAAAGCGGGAGCAGCCCCGACAATTTCCTCAAATTCGAGCGGCACCGAGATTTTTTCGCTGAGTGGACGCAGTTCGCCATCTTCACGCGAGGATCTGACGGCAGCATCAAGCGCCTTGAGCATGCGTTCGGGCGCGACCGGCTTGATCAGATAGTCGGTGGCGCCGGCGCGGACCGCGTCGACGGCCTCGGCGATGGAACCGACCGCGGTCAGCATCAGAATCGGCAGGGCGGGACGGCGGGCCTTCAGTTCGGTGATCAAATCGGTGGCTTCGGAACCGGGCACCCAATGATCAAGAATGATGGCATCCAGCATCATCCCGTCCTGCGTGCCCAGCGTCGCGATCGCGGTTTCCGCGTCGCGGGCAAAGATCGTGCGAAACCCCGCGCGCGATGCCAGTGCCGAAATCAACCGGCATTGCGCCGGCTCATCATCGATAAGCAGCAGTAATTTTGTGCCGTTATGTGCCATTTTTTTCCCGATTGTCCCACAATGAAGCATTTTTATAGCGGCAACCGGTAAAGAGCCGATTAAAGGCGGGACAAATAATCTATCCAAAATGACGGTGGGTTGGGCTTGAGCAGTCGCTAATATAGGGTTACACCTCGCGCCAGTTAAGAACGAGAAATGGGGACATCATGACATCAGATAATAATTTGGGACCGGCCGAGGAAACATATTCCGGCTTTCTTTCGATGCTGAAGGTCGGAACGATAATAACTGTCATCGTGACGGTATTGGTGGTTATTCTTATATCCTAACTGATTGGAAAATTTAGTGAAAATCGCGGTTTTAAAGGAACTCGCCGACGGCGAGACGCGCGTCAGCGCGTCGCCAGAAACGGTCAAGAAATTTATCGCTTTGGGTGCCTCCATGACCGTGGAAAAAGGGGCAGGTGAATCTGCCTCGGTTGCCGATGCCGATTATGAAGCCGTGGGTGCAAGCATTGCCACCCGGGCTGCCACGCTGAAGGATGCCGACATTGTTCTGGCGGTTCAGGGGCCGGACCCGCAATCGCTCAAGGGCATGAAAAAGGGCGCCTGGCTGGTGGCCAGTCTCAATCCCTTCGGCGAGCGCGAGCGGGTCGATGCCTATGCCAAGCTGGGCATTGATGCGCTGGCGATGGAATTCATGCCGCGGATCACCCGCGCGCAGTCGATGGATATCCTGTCGTCACAATCCAATCTGTCGGGTTATAAATCGGTCATTCTGGCGGCCAATGAATATGGCCGCGCCTTTCCGATGATGATGACTGCCGCGGGCACGGTTTCGGCCGCACGCTGCTTCGTCATGGGGGTTGGCGTTGCCGGATTGCAGGCGATTGCAACCGCGCGGCGTCTCGGCGCACAGGTCAGCGCGACCGACGTGCGCAGCGCCACCAAGGAGCAGATCCAGTCGCTCGGCGCGAAACCGATCTTTGTGGAATCTGTTGAAGGCATCGAGGGCGAAGGCAGCGGCGGCTATGCCACCGAAATGAGCGAGGAATATCAGAAGGCGCAGGCCGAACTGGTGTCCAGCCATATCGCCAAGCAGGATATCGTGATCACCACCGCGCTGATCCCGGGCCGGGCCGCACCGCGGCTGATCTCGGACGCGCAGATTGCAACGATGCGCAACGGCAGCGTGATCGTCGATCTGGCCGCTGAACAGGGCGGCAATGTCGAGGGTGCTGTCGCCGGCAAGACGGTCGAGAAACATGGCGTCAAGATTGTAGGCGCGCAGAATATCCCGGCGATGATGGCGGCGGACAGCTCGGCGCTGTTTGCCCGCAATCTCTATAATTTCCTCAGCGCCTATTGGGACGAAGAGGCGAAACGGCCGGTTCTGCCCGATGATGACGAGGTGACAATTGGCATACGGCTTACCAAGGATGGCAAGGTCGTAAACGAGCGCCTTCTGGCGAACTAGGGGGTTAGCAATGGACTTTATTTCAATACTTTCGATTTTCGTGATGGCCTGTTTTGTCGGCTATTATGTGGTCTGGTCGGTGACGCCGGCCTTGCATACGCCGCTGATGGCAGTGACCAATGCGATCTCTTCCGTGATCATTGTCGGCGCGCTGATTGCGGCGGCGGCGGGATCGCAGGCGGATGGCGGACAGACCGCCAAATGGCTGGGTCTGGTTGGTGTCGTGCTGGCGAGCGTGAATATTTTTGGCGGCTTTGCCGTGACCGAGCGCATGCTCGCAATGTACAAGAAAAAGGAGCGCAAATAATGGGTGCTTCCTTGAGCAACAAAACGGGTCGCCGTATCGCATCGATAGCGGGTTGGATCCCGGCCTTCGCCGGGATGACGATGTTCGCTGCATCGCCCGCACTCGCCGCAACCGGCGAGCCGGTCAATCCATGGGTTGCCGCGGCCTATCTGATCGCGGGCGTCCTGTTCATTCTCGCGTTGCGCGGTCTGTCCTCGCCGGAAACCAGCCGGGCGGGCAACCGTTTCGGCATGGTCGGCATGCTGATTGCCGTGGTCACCACCCTGTGGACCCATAGCATTGCCAGCCTGCCGGAAATTGCCGGCGCGATCGCCATTGGTGGCGTGATCGGCTTTGTGATCGCCCGCCGCATCGCGATGACCGATATGCCGCAACTGGTGGCGGCCTTCCATAGCCTCGTCGGTCTGGCGGCGGTTCTGGTCGGTATTGCCGCCTATCTCAATCCCGGTGCCTTCAACATCCTGGATGCGACTGGTGAAATTTTGACCGTCAGCCGCGTCGAACTCGGCCTTGGTGTCGCCATTGGTGCGATCACCTTCTCCGGTTCGGTTATCGCCTTCCTGAAGC
This genomic window contains:
- a CDS encoding sigma-54-dependent transcriptional regulator, which codes for MAHNGTKLLLLIDDEPAQCRLISALASRAGFRTIFARDAETAIATLGTQDGMMLDAIILDHWVPGSEATDLITELKARRPALPILMLTAVGSIAEAVDAVRAGATDYLIKPVAPERMLKALDAAVRSSREDGELRPLSEKISVPLEFEEIVGAAPAFRAALAIAAKAARARVPVLIEGEGGVGKEVIADAIHAASPRAKMPMLKLNCGAITGNLLDSILFGHEKGAFTGAFDRKIGLLQQAEGGTIFLDEVDRIPPETQVRLLRFLKHSDIQPLGSPNSFQLDVRVIAATNRKLEREVEKDNFREDLFYQMNVVQLTIPPLRDRTGDIPALARHFLARLAHQPGLRSLGITDEALNLLRSYRWPGNVRQLQSVLFRAAVMCDHNALSCEEFPQIASFVAESGDSEPHLSNSPEGIGITLYSEDGNLRPLEDIEADVIRLAIGHYRGRMTEVARRLGIGRSTLYRKLADLGIDNAA
- a CDS encoding Re/Si-specific NAD(P)(+) transhydrogenase subunit alpha, translated to MKIAVLKELADGETRVSASPETVKKFIALGASMTVEKGAGESASVADADYEAVGASIATRAATLKDADIVLAVQGPDPQSLKGMKKGAWLVASLNPFGERERVDAYAKLGIDALAMEFMPRITRAQSMDILSSQSNLSGYKSVILAANEYGRAFPMMMTAAGTVSAARCFVMGVGVAGLQAIATARRLGAQVSATDVRSATKEQIQSLGAKPIFVESVEGIEGEGSGGYATEMSEEYQKAQAELVSSHIAKQDIVITTALIPGRAAPRLISDAQIATMRNGSVIVDLAAEQGGNVEGAVAGKTVEKHGVKIVGAQNIPAMMAADSSALFARNLYNFLSAYWDEEAKRPVLPDDDEVTIGIRLTKDGKVVNERLLAN
- a CDS encoding NAD(P) transhydrogenase subunit alpha, with product MDFISILSIFVMACFVGYYVVWSVTPALHTPLMAVTNAISSVIIVGALIAAAAGSQADGGQTAKWLGLVGVVLASVNIFGGFAVTERMLAMYKKKERK